The stretch of DNA GTTCTTTTCGCGTGTAGTTAACAATTTGCGTATTCAGTTATTTATAATGCAGAAAACATCCTTGGAAAATCttccattgttatttttaatttcgtaATGAGTGAACTATTTACAAACTAAACTGATCTAAATTCAAGTCCTTCTATAAATAgataactttttctttcatctttaatTGTGTAAATCATGTGTATATTAAATTAATGCAATCTTCAACATCCAAATGGTTATACAAACACCAGAAGTTTGtaaccttattttatttttcaagaaaATTCTCTATGTTTGATTTCACAGTGACTGCTGTTGCAAATATGAAAACCTACTGTCTGGTTTAGGATTAAATTTTGCTCGAAAAGGTCGGTAGGAATTAATAGCAGCCTGATGATGCAGCTACGACTCTGTAATGAATTAGAAAAGGTCACTATTAATTTATTTAGTCATACTGACATAGTCGAATATTCAGAATGAAATATGTGTTTGGTGAATACGAGTCATTGCATCTATATTTGACTGGAACTTAGTGAGCTTTTCCCTTAAATTACGCTTTTCCAGATTCAGTTCGCTAAATAATTCGGTCTTTTAATGCTCAAAATTGTCTCAGGAGTTTTTCGACCCCTTCAATAGATACATAGACTCTTGGGGATCAATACTGACCACTTTGCAGACCCCAAATCTCAAAACTCATAGCAAAATGATATCTTGTAAAGTGAATCTGTTTTTGGTGGAATCAAACGATCAAGGTTTCAGAGtaataaaaaagacaaagaaaacggGTTTAGCAGAACGATACCATGGTAGGAATGGTATTTTAAGGTGATCATNNNNNNNNNNNNNNNNNNNNNNNNNNNNNNNNNNNNNNNNNNNNNNNNNNNNNNNNNNNNNNNNNNNNNNNNNNNNNNNNNNNNNNNNNNNNNNNNNNNNtgaagatgaggaggaggaacagGAACAGGAagatgaggagaagagggggaagagcaggggaggaggggaggaggaagaggaagattgTGGCCAGAgattgtggccatgatggagcactaacATTAACAccagtgattgtttattttagacaCACTTCCCGGTCCTCTCTCCAGAATTGTACTGGTGTAATAGTCACCGATTCCAAAGACAGAATCGGGAAGCGAGTCTAgagtaaaaaaaagtattattccTAACAGCGGTgcccccagcatagccacagtctctGACTTAAACTGATAGTATtcttaaaataaaaccaaaatatatatctaatcaCATTTAAGAATTTTGTTGTGTGTAGAAATAATCAATCACAAACCTTATCACAAATGGATTCTCCGTCTGAAAAGTTGGCAAAGTTCACCACTTGGTCACCATTATCCCACAGGCCATATATTGAAGAACTTCTCTCTTCAGTTTCCTTCCTTGATGTTACACTCATGTGGTGGTAGGCCCAACTGACGGTCCTTGCAAATCCGTAATCACGTGGCAATAATAGATTCGATACGTCGTTAATTATAACTCGATAACTACGTGGATTTCCAAATTCGTTGTTAGACAGTTTGTTATAAAACAACAGATATTTCGGACTCGATGATTCATAATCAAACGTTGCATTAGTCTCTGTTTCAATTAAAACACGAGTTAAACGTGTCTGAATGTGATTATTATTTTTGATCAATCTGTCCCAAGGAACATGCGTTGGATACTGTTGTAAATTCCAAGTTTCAAATCGATTTTCTGTTCCTTTCACGTCTAAGTCAACTTTGTAGTGAAACAAATGATTATGTATATTAGCAATGGTGGTTTTACTTATTTGTACCCCATATGCACCTTTATTGGGGCTGTAGGAAGTTACTAAAAGCTTACCTGTAGAATGTATCTGGACTTCAATGGCACCATTTTTATGGAATAAATAATCTATTATGTAGTCGTACGAAAGGAATGTCACAACAGTTCTTAGAACAAGAATTTTGTCAAGCAAAGCGTCAAAAAAAGTTCCATGCATTGTGGTAAATTTATGCCGACTAAGAGGGACCATTGTGGACTGGTCAAAAACACACAATGcgttttccattttcttcatcCCACCATCATTGGAGGAATAGATGTAAGGAGACAAAAAGGTTGCGTGATTTGGACAATCAACACCAGCGATAAGACCTTTGCTTCTTGTACCAAATAAGGCTGTACCATCAATAAAATTTAGCAGTATTCCTGCTGGACTAAATCCTGAATATAAAACAGCAATTTCTTGGAGACTCATCTCATAAACAATTTGTTCGTTCCAATAACGAATGTTAAGAATACGTAAGCCAACCGACGGAgttatatgaaaatgaaatttccaattaaaataatgaatagttgactgttttaatattgtgtatgaCTTCTTTGAATCGCTTCCACCCGATGATTCTTCCTTTTGCTCATATTTGTGGAAATTACTGAAACGTTTTTCTTGGAAGACAGTTCTTTGGTAAAATCTAGTCGTGTTTTCGTTGTAAGTTTTATTATAATCCTGTATGAGATGCGTAAGATTATCATACATTTTATTGTCAAACCAAGCTTTACCGACAGTCCAGTCAGACGGAGTTGGACTAGTTATGTCAGCCTCAAACTGAAAGTTTACAGGTGAAATATCGTAGATAGTTTTATAAGAAAACCCTAACCAGAGTAAACGACGTTTAAATTTACCGAGAACTTCGGGCACAGGGGACATGTAAAATTCCAAACAATGTGCTATGCAACTTATTGGAAGGGCGTCATACTCTTTCAATAAGAAATCCCTGGTTTTATCTTCaactttttttataatataaagcTTCAGGTTCTTCATCTCCATGACAGTTATTGGCCGTTGATAAAATGGGATGGTCCGAATTTTATGCATGTAAGTAATATTCGAAAGAGGTCCTATAACATATTCCTCAACACAAGGAATAGGTTCATTTCCTCGAAATATTACGGCCTTAGCTTCACGGTTTGGTAAATATGTCTCTTCATTAAGATagcgtaaaatattttttttatctggcATTTTCAActcgataaaatgaataaatgaatcacTGAGAAGAGCTTTCTTTGCAGTGACAATCGAGAGATTACTTCTCTCCTCCAAGAACTTCACGACCAATTCTATTTCATTTGGCAGCAGTTCATTGTACCACTCAGCTTTCTCTATCATGGACTCAGTTGGCTTCTTTTCACTCGGGTAACAGTTTCTTTCACTGCTGATTACAATCACCGCAATTAATAACGACAAGCTAACTGCGATCAGAACATAAGATATCGTTCTCCAAAATTTAAGCGTGTGAGACAGGGCCATATCTTCTGTTCTCCAATTAAAGTCTGAAATTATAAATCAAGCACAGAACATGATTTCAATATTTTGTTACTGaataaattaaatcattttaaatttagAACTGGAAGTTGGAAATTTCACTgatcttttaaattatttttctgcGGGCCTAGGACTCATGTGGCCGATTactcggtttctatggcatataagTGACTGAAATCACAATATTCACCCATATTCTCCGTTGCAACATATTCACCGTTGCAGAGTTcaatgtcagcaattttgaaaggaAGGACAAATCGATTtcgtcgaccccagtatttaactggtactttattttatactttattttaacgggtactttgttttatcattcCCTAAGACAAAGAGAAGctcagcagattttgaactcagaatgtaaagagccggaagaaataccgcttagTATTTTGTTCAACgttccaatgattctgccagctcacggctTTGATCTTTTACATATCATATATCTAATAGCACATTTAGTTATTAATTCAGAAAGTATACACTTCCTATggtaaacatataacaatgaataACTGACAATGATGAACTTTTGAATTGTCTGTAGAGCTTTTCATATGGTGAAACCAAATTCCTTTTACTTACGTAGTTAAAGCCCTTTAAAATATGTATGACTATCACAGCTTTATACTTCATCGCTTAACAAATATATGATTGTACGTCATTAAAAGAAGTTAACATTTCGTTAATTTGTGTGAAGAACACCATACACGAGTTATAAAGATTCCAGCAGCCGTATCTACAAGGTCTCCAGTTTCGATTGAAATCATCCCATTAACGTCGCTAAGCCTTTTAAAAGGCTCGCAACCGAACCAACTAGCAAGATACCTAAGAGTAGACCAAGAACGaggtggttggataatatccatagtctcagttggttaCTCTTGGGAATCCAACAAGAAAGTGTAATGACGGCTGCttttgataggaccctatggaagaGATGACTGAGGACTTTACCCTCAAGACAGTCTCAGAAAGATTAGAAGATGAATGGAGAGGCAATATTGTTTATTGATATATggtgaataattaaaatatagtgtTGAGTGTTATTTTCTTGGGATatgtaaagtatgtgtgtgtttacggtgTTGTTTTGTGAAACCAGATTCGCAGTTAACCATTGACCATTGTATAGTGTTTGAAAGACCTCTGTATATTGAGGATTTGTTGATGTCAAGTTGAACTGCTCTGATTTCTCCGTTGCTTTTAGGAAAGCGTAAAAGATAAGATCTTTAAAGTCATATTGGAAGGCATTGAggtgaaaagataaaagagattcAGGATGATAAAAggcatcatcatttatcatcattttacattgcCTTTGATTAGATGATGCACTCGGCCCAAAATATCAAATGTCTCAGGTTTTTTATGCCAAAAGATAGCTTGGAggaattttaaaatgttagagGAAACGGATGCTTTCAGGAAGGAAACAGGTTGATGTGGATATCTTCATTGCAGCATCAGAAATATCAAAACAGCTAATTAATAGGAACTGGAtgagatataaaatgaaaacacCCATCAAGAATATTTGGAAGGTTTTACTGATATCCTAATGATAGCTATGGGAATCGCTTCACAGAATCTAGAGTTTTATAACTAAGTGGCAGTAGAGGGTGTATATACCATGCAATTTTGAAGGATGAGAGATTTATATCGTTAAAAAACCGTGCGTCTTAATAAAGGATAGTAAAGAGGATTGCAGTTTAGAGCGGAAGTAGAATAAATCGGGCAGTAGGTTGGTCTGTTTTAACGTATTATATCCATGTGATACAAcattgtacatgcatgtgtgtgtgtgatgcaagtgcattgtatgtacgtatatatctatatagagagagggggtgcgttgttcttgagcaaagcacttcatctcacattgttttgagatcacttcgacacctgacgcttggtacaccatgcacctgctcaaacaacgtcgatttgatggggaGAGTGAGATAATGTGTGGCACGAACATTTCATCACTATAAACAactcatttgtgcaggtcgttcgactaaaggtgaatGCGCATTCGTCGTTTCCGAcgagagagtccatcatatatatatatatacacatacatataagagggatgaccactaagtggacatccattatgctagagtgGTCTGatcactaagaaaagattgttctcaagaaaattcagcaaacgccagaacgtaagcgagcaaaacaaatgaaaagatacaaaatataaagactaATCACAAACCCGATTtcattgttaccacttacgtaaatgtccgcaattcatcagtgtggtcgtcatagcaaaatatatttgcagaactatacacgagacgtcTCCATGAgattgctgaattttcttgagaacaatctttattatttaaatgtatatatatatatatatatatatataatataatatatatatatatatatatattataataatatattatatatatatatatatatatatatatatatatatatatatatatatatatatatatatatatatatatatatatatacgtttaaatatttgttgtacaaGATTTTTTATGGGAAgtcgtgtgctgaaacagatattgttatatttcggaatggtcattttgccagtttagccaataaaaacacacgcactatatatttggtgttattttgcttcagtgttatttattttttacattaatcttaatcttatttcggccagagttctttcgtcacactcctgtgaccgcatcagtggtcctttgttttcttctttcttatttgtgtctctccttactaaccgtcagccattttgtatttatatatatatatacatatatatatatatatatatggaaaaacaagtcaaggtagaaaatgctaaaatgattttataaaaaacatttcagtatcggtttcagtcattgaaactttttcagctataagtatggaaaacaattaaattttggaaaaaaagaaaagaaaaaaatttattaaaaggaTATTTGCATAACATTCAAATACaaatggcattttccttgtttctgcctgtctctgtctttcttgcttactcttgtgggttcgaggtcgttgtgaattcttggtagggaagaagaagaagaagaagaagaatttattttatcgatcccgaaaggatgaaggacaaagtcgacctcggtggaattcgaactcataacgtagcgacttgcgaaataccgctaagcattacatccaccatgctaaagattctgccagttcacagtcaataaagaaaaagaagaagaagaagaagaagaagaagaagaggatgaggagggggaggggaaggagTAGGAAGGGGAGGGgaaaggaggggagggggaggggaaggaggaggaaggggaggggaagaggaggaggaggaggagaagaagaagaagaagaagaacaagaagaagaagaagaagaaaagaagaagaagaagaagaagaatatagtgATTAGAAGCGAAATACTGCCATGTCTAGCAGACAAGATTTCCAGTACTGAAGAGACGCAGAAATAACTCGAACCCAGGCTGGTCTGCTGGTCCTGTCGCTAAAAAGTGGTAAGAGTTCGCTTCCCTGCTCGCAATATATCGGATGCTGCTGTACATCGCTGTAAAGTCCATTCGAATGGAACAACGAAGTTGAAGTGGCTATGAAGACTACTTGctagtacaactactgcgttcATCTCCTAGAGAGATATTAGAACTagctatatgtacgtatatatatgtgcgtatatatatatatatatgtgtgtgtgtgtgtgtgtgtgtgtgtgtgtgtgtgtgtgtgtgtgtgtgtgtgtgcgtgcgtgtgtatgtacgtatatatatatatatatatatatatatatatatatagttgaaatttacaaaaagcaaaagacgaagacaagtgtgtaaacaacaaacaggtgtataagCTCGGGGAGGTGAGAAAGtcttacatttcgagcctacgctcttcaacagaaggagACACGAGAAAATAACGAGAGATAATAAAATCATGGCGATAGCCGGACAGAGGTCGTCAGACaggagagctatatatatatctatatctgtgtgtgtgtgtgtgtgtgtgatatatatataatatatatatatatatatatatatatatatatatatatatatatatatatacatatatatatatacatatatatatatatatatgtatgtatatatgtatatatatatatatacacacacacacacatgttatatatactatatatataaatatacacatatacaggcataaataagtgtatatatataaggataagatcgttatttaaaattctgatcatatcaagtggccagcatgggaataaaaaaccttatagatattaattattattaaaattataattaagggaatctaagagataccaccatgctagagatagcagtcaaaatttGACGCCAAAACGActtgttttagagtcaagttttgacttcTGTCTCTAGCATGGtgatatctcttagatacccttaattataatatatcttatatatatatatatatatatatatatatatatatatatatatatattatataatatatatatatatatatattaataaataaaataaacatatgcatatatataaacatatatgtacgtacctacctctacatgtacatatacacgcatatatgagtacaggacaccaaaaagacgtcgaacacaatgagaaacgaaaacatagacacataccaaaggaactggacatttttttaaacaacaaaaaaatagagtacaggacaattaacacaaagaaaaaaacccttcttcagtcgctatggtttcatctactctacgtttcgaaatacatatatatatatatatatatatatatatacacatacatacatacacatatatacacacacacacacatgtatatatatatatatatatatatatatatataaacaagtaggCTGTCGAACGTGCATGGTCTTAAGGCTAGCTCCTTGCACTCATGCTCGCAATATTGTAGTTTTAATTCCTGAACTGAGTAGTGTGTTTTCATCTAAATCTACTCTAtgatcacttcgacatctgacacGCTTCACCTGTTCAAGTAACGTAGATTTGGTGGAGAAAGTGAGTTAATGTATAGCACATAcctttcattattatatacaaaTCCCGGACTACGACAGATTACCATCTcaaacacagaagcacacacacacacacatagatagatagatagatagatagatagatagatagatagatagatagatagatagatagatagatagatagatagatagatagatagacagatagatagatagatagatagatagatagatagatagatagatagatagatagatagatagatagatagatagatagatagatagatagatagatatcactaAATTGATAGATATCACTAAATTTACTGTAAGTGCTATTCAGTTATCTTATAATCATGAAGACAGAATTTTTTCTAAAGCTTAACCGAAAACCAGACTCTTGTTGCAAGGCGACTTTTTGTTCTCCATGATGTAGGAATGGGACAAACTGAACAATTCCATTTACTTCCAATAATTTCCTTCGTGCACTTCAGAATCTTGATACAATTGTTGAATATAATCGGTTTAATCCGTGCAATCTGCttatagaattttctttttccagtaaaaaaaaatattatttgtttccgAAGGAAATGGGGCAAAATGGCAGAAATATCgaaaatgttggtttcaaattttggaataatgccagcaagttcgggtggaggggataaatcgattacatcgaccccagacttcaactgatacttattttatcgtccctaaaaggatgaaaggtaaaatcgacctcggtaagatttgaactcagaacataaagacggaagaaatgcagcTTAGCATTTTGACtagtgagctaacgattctgctatttCGCCACCTTAAATatggaagaatattcttttctactctaggaacaagaccaaaaattttaggggaagggccagtcgattagatcgtagaccccagtatgcaactggtacttaatttctcgaccccgaaaggatgaaaggcaaagccgacatcGGCGGTGctcaaactcagaacgtaaagacagacgaaatacctatttctttactacctacaaggggctatacacagaggggacaaacaagggcgtacaaacggattaagtcgattacatcgaccccagtgtgtaactggtacttaatttatcgaccccgaaaggatgaaggataaagtcgacctcggcgaaatttgaactcagaacataacggcagaagaaataccgctaagcatttcgcccggcgtggtaacgtttctaccagctcgccgccttaataccgaagaatattcttttctactctaggcacaaagccagaaattttgggggaagcagTCAGTCGAGTAGATCGACCTAGTatgcaacgggtacttaatttatcaaccccgaaaggatgaaaggcgaagtagacctcggcggaatttgaactcagaaggtaaagacagacgaaatgcctatttctttactacccacaaggtgctaaatacagagaggacaaacaaggacagacaaacggattaagtcgattatatcgaccccagtgcgtaactggttcttatttaatcgaccccgaaaggatgaaaggcaaagtcgacctcggcggaatttgaactatgaacgtagcggcagacgaaatacttatttctttactacccacaaggggctaaacacagataggacaaacaaggacagacaaacggattaagtcgattatatcgaccccagtgcgtaactggtacttaatttatcgaccccgaaaggatgaaaggcaaagtcgacctcggcggaatttgaactcagaacgcaacggcagacgaaataccgctaagcatttcgcccgacgtgctaacatttctgccagatcaccgccttaatATCGAAGAATATTGAACAAAAAATATCAcgagtatttgttttatttaggcTATAAAATGAGGGGAGATATGTAATTCATACGGAAAGACAAACCTTTCAATAAATAATGACATGTTAAGTTAGGCGTAGACGTAGGTATGTGGTTAAAAGTTTGGTTCCCAAGTACATAGTCTCGAATTCAGTGTCCCACTGCACCACATCgaattgggcaaatgtcttctactatatccctggGCCGACAAAAGCCCTGTGGGTAGatgtggtagacgaaaactgaaagacccCTGtcgtatatcaatgtgtgtgtgtgtgtgtgtgtgtgtgtgtgtgtgtgtgtgtgtgtgtgtgtgtgtgtgtgtgtgtgtgtgtctttgaaggGGAACAAGCacatttgtatctgtgtttgttcccactctccaatcacttgacaactggtgttggtctgtttacgcgCCTGTAACTGTGCAGTAAAAgtgatccgatagaataagtactaaaaaaatgaatactgggctcgatttgttcgactaaaactcttcaaggcggtaccccaacaaggccgtagtccaatgaccgaaacaagtaaaaaaaatgctttttta from Octopus sinensis linkage group LG2, ASM634580v1, whole genome shotgun sequence encodes:
- the LOC115226162 gene encoding putative amine oxidase [copper-containing] isoform X1, whose protein sequence is MVYRSPYREVVQDFNWRTEDMALSHTLKFWRTISYVLIAVSLSLLIAVIVISSERNCYPSEKKPTESMIEKAEWYNELLPNEIELVVKFLEERSNLSIVTAKKALLSDSFIHFIELKMPDKKNILRYLNEETYLPNREAKAVIFRGNEPIPCVEEYVIGPLSNITYMHKIRTIPFYQRPITVMEMKNLKLYIIKKVEDKTRDFLLKEYDALPISCIAHCLEFYMSPVPEVLGKFKRRLLWLGFSYKTIYDISPVNFQFEADITSPTPSDWTVGKAWFDNKMYDNLTHLIQDYNKTYNENTTRFYQRTVFQEKRFSNFHKYEQKEESSGGSDSKKSYTILKQSTIHYFNWKFHFHITPSVGLRILNIRYWNEQIVYEMSLQEIAVLYSGFSPAGILLNFIDGTALFGTRSKGLIAGVDCPNHATFLSPYIYSSNDGGMKKMENALCVFDQSTMVPLSRHKFTTMHGTFFDALLDKILVLRTVVTFLSYDYIIDYLFHKNGAIEVQIHSTGKLLVTSYSPNKGAYGVQISKTTIANIHNHLFHYKVDLDVKGTENRFETWNLQQYPTHVPWDRLIKNNNHIQTRLTRVLIETETNATFDYESSSPKYLLFYNKLSNNEFGNPRSYRVIINDVSNLLLPRDYGFARTVSWAYHHMSVTSRKETEERSSSIYGLWDNGDQVVNFANFSDGESICDKDLVAWITLGFHHIPQLENIPSTNTLGTKVSFLLMPFNYFDKDPLASEKDRYFFPVDD
- the LOC115226162 gene encoding putative amine oxidase [copper-containing] isoform X3 gives rise to the protein MVYRSPYREVVQDFNWRTEDMALSHTLKFWRTISYVLIAVSLSLLIAVIVISSERNCYPSEKKPTESMIEKAEWYNELLPNEIELVVKFLEERSNLSIVTAKKALLSDSFIHFIELKMPDKKNILRYLNEETYLPNREAKAVIFRGNEPIPCVEEYVIGPLSNITYMHKIRTIPFYQRPITVMEMKNLKLYIIKKVEDKTRDFLLKEYDALPISCIAHCLEFYMSPVPEVLGKFKRRLLWLGFSYKTIYDISPVNFQFEADITSPTPSDWTVGKAWFDNKMYDNLTHLIQDYNKTYNENTTRFYQRTVFQEKRFSNFHKYEQKEESSGGSDSKKSYTILKQSTIHYFNWKFHFHITPSVGLRILNIRYWNEQIVYEMSLQEIAVLYSGFSPAGILLNFIDGTALFGTRSKGLIAGVDCPNHATFLSPYIYSSNDGGMKKMENALCVFDQSTMVPLSRHKFTTMHGTFFDALLDKILVLRTVVTFLSYDYIIDYLFHKNGAIEVQIHSTGKLLVTSYSPNKGAYGVQISKTTIANIHNHLFHYKVDLDVKGTENRFETWNLQQYPTHVPWDRLIKNNNHIQTRLTRVLIETETNATFDYESSSPKYLLFYNKLSNNEFGNPRSYRVIINDVSNLLLPRDYGFARTVSWAYHHMSVTSRKETEERSSSIYGLWDNGDQVVNFANFSDGESICDKISSEKRS
- the LOC115226162 gene encoding putative amine oxidase [copper-containing] isoform X2: MALSHTLKFWRTISYVLIAVSLSLLIAVIVISSERNCYPSEKKPTESMIEKAEWYNELLPNEIELVVKFLEERSNLSIVTAKKALLSDSFIHFIELKMPDKKNILRYLNEETYLPNREAKAVIFRGNEPIPCVEEYVIGPLSNITYMHKIRTIPFYQRPITVMEMKNLKLYIIKKVEDKTRDFLLKEYDALPISCIAHCLEFYMSPVPEVLGKFKRRLLWLGFSYKTIYDISPVNFQFEADITSPTPSDWTVGKAWFDNKMYDNLTHLIQDYNKTYNENTTRFYQRTVFQEKRFSNFHKYEQKEESSGGSDSKKSYTILKQSTIHYFNWKFHFHITPSVGLRILNIRYWNEQIVYEMSLQEIAVLYSGFSPAGILLNFIDGTALFGTRSKGLIAGVDCPNHATFLSPYIYSSNDGGMKKMENALCVFDQSTMVPLSRHKFTTMHGTFFDALLDKILVLRTVVTFLSYDYIIDYLFHKNGAIEVQIHSTGKLLVTSYSPNKGAYGVQISKTTIANIHNHLFHYKVDLDVKGTENRFETWNLQQYPTHVPWDRLIKNNNHIQTRLTRVLIETETNATFDYESSSPKYLLFYNKLSNNEFGNPRSYRVIINDVSNLLLPRDYGFARTVSWAYHHMSVTSRKETEERSSSIYGLWDNGDQVVNFANFSDGESICDKDLVAWITLGFHHIPQLENIPSTNTLGTKVSFLLMPFNYFDKDPLASEKDRYFFPVDD